A genome region from Baekduia alba includes the following:
- a CDS encoding winged helix-turn-helix transcriptional regulator has protein sequence MYAVSREAAIPSVPPPKRHPYNQWAPDARALDLVGDKWTLLIVRDLVAGPRRFVELQRVLPGISTEQLRSRLNRMVADGLLTRQRYREVPPRVDYELTERARDLLPVVGALARWGARWAWSPPRPDEAVDIGAILRTVPGLTLSDSVDGMVEMTVVRRAGDMKRYVLTARQGRVDLAERSAPEADARIAGPERAWIEALGPDASRTELEITGDQEIADALLDALAPGAVRETPVA, from the coding sequence ATCTACGCGGTCTCAAGGGAGGCAGCCATTCCCTCCGTTCCACCCCCCAAGCGGCACCCCTATAACCAGTGGGCGCCTGACGCTCGCGCCCTGGATCTCGTCGGCGACAAGTGGACGCTGTTGATCGTCCGCGACCTGGTCGCCGGTCCACGACGCTTCGTCGAGCTGCAGCGGGTCCTGCCCGGCATCTCGACCGAGCAGCTCCGCTCGCGGCTGAACCGCATGGTCGCCGACGGCCTGCTCACGCGTCAGCGCTACCGCGAGGTCCCGCCACGGGTCGACTACGAGCTGACCGAGCGTGCTCGGGACCTGCTCCCGGTCGTCGGTGCGCTCGCCCGCTGGGGCGCGCGCTGGGCCTGGTCTCCACCACGGCCCGACGAAGCCGTCGACATCGGCGCGATCCTGCGCACCGTCCCCGGCCTGACGCTGTCCGACAGCGTGGATGGCATGGTCGAGATGACGGTCGTGCGCCGAGCGGGTGACATGAAGCGCTACGTCCTGACCGCGCGGCAAGGCCGCGTCGACCTGGCGGAGCGCTCGGCGCCGGAGGCGGATGCACGCATCGCCGGCCCTGAGCGGGCGTGGATCGAGGCCCTCGGCCCGGACGCGTCGCGAACCGAGCTGGAGATCACCGGCGATCAGGAGATCGCGGACGCGCTGCTGGACGCCCTGGCGCCCGGCGCGGTGCGCGAGACCCCGGTCGCCTAG
- a CDS encoding adenylate/guanylate cyclase domain-containing protein, with the protein MQRATLTWAFHRFGARYPRLIIALHFQVAHLVVAGGVWLLDLYVALSSAQFWRILVVCEVAVLVENALAIGIVWRMLKPADPWLQGERDAGTALAAWRALAGTPLAFVRWGRAVPFLVNVVPIAAFLTVELDAPFWPSFFILAAGVSVVLLYGVFLRFFGLELVLRPVLEEVSDDLPDGPGVASVSVPLKWKLLIALPAINIVSGVTVVGFAAPDGAGLDQLGFGVLVTIGVAFTISLELSLLLLHSILKPIDQLQRGTARVATGDFSVRVPVLGTDETGRLAGSFNTMVSGLEERERLREAFGAFVDPDVAERVMVEGTVLEGQEADVTVLFLDIRGFTAFAEREGAREAVARLNDLYELIVPVLVRHGGHANKFIGDGLLGVFGAPERLTDHADRAVAAALDIVQCVRARYGQRLQIGIGLNSGSVVAGTIGGGGRVEFTVIGDAVNTAARVEEATRVTGDDILLTEATRALLRADHGGFVGRGDAELKGKQERVLLHAPLGGAAQGRAVQLRAI; encoded by the coding sequence GTGCAGCGTGCGACGCTCACTTGGGCCTTCCATCGCTTCGGCGCCCGTTACCCACGTCTGATCATCGCGCTGCACTTCCAGGTCGCGCACCTCGTCGTCGCCGGCGGCGTCTGGCTGCTGGACCTCTACGTCGCGCTGTCCAGCGCGCAGTTCTGGCGGATCCTGGTCGTCTGCGAGGTCGCGGTCCTGGTCGAGAACGCCCTGGCGATCGGGATCGTCTGGCGCATGCTCAAGCCCGCCGACCCGTGGCTGCAGGGCGAGCGCGACGCGGGCACCGCGCTGGCGGCGTGGCGCGCGCTGGCCGGCACGCCGCTGGCGTTCGTGCGCTGGGGTCGCGCCGTCCCGTTCCTGGTCAACGTCGTGCCGATCGCGGCGTTCCTGACCGTCGAGCTCGACGCGCCGTTCTGGCCGTCGTTCTTCATCCTCGCCGCGGGCGTCTCGGTGGTCCTGCTCTACGGCGTCTTCCTGCGCTTCTTCGGCCTCGAGCTCGTGCTGCGCCCCGTGCTCGAGGAGGTCTCCGACGACCTGCCCGACGGGCCGGGCGTGGCGAGCGTGAGCGTGCCGTTGAAGTGGAAGCTGCTGATCGCGCTGCCGGCGATCAACATCGTCTCGGGCGTCACGGTGGTCGGCTTCGCGGCGCCCGACGGCGCCGGCCTGGACCAGCTCGGCTTCGGCGTGCTCGTCACGATCGGCGTCGCCTTCACGATCTCGCTCGAGTTGTCGTTGTTGCTCCTGCACTCGATCCTGAAGCCGATCGATCAGCTCCAGCGCGGCACGGCGCGGGTCGCGACCGGCGACTTCAGCGTCCGCGTCCCCGTGCTTGGGACCGACGAGACTGGGCGGCTGGCGGGCTCGTTCAACACGATGGTGTCGGGCCTGGAGGAGCGCGAGCGCCTGCGCGAGGCGTTCGGCGCGTTCGTGGATCCCGACGTGGCCGAGCGCGTCATGGTCGAGGGCACGGTGCTCGAGGGCCAGGAGGCCGACGTCACCGTCCTGTTCCTCGACATCCGCGGCTTCACGGCGTTCGCCGAGCGCGAGGGCGCGCGCGAGGCGGTCGCCCGGCTCAACGACCTGTACGAGTTGATCGTGCCGGTGCTGGTCCGCCACGGCGGACACGCCAACAAGTTCATCGGCGACGGGCTACTGGGCGTCTTCGGCGCGCCGGAGCGGTTGACCGACCACGCCGACCGCGCGGTCGCCGCGGCGCTGGACATCGTGCAGTGCGTGCGGGCGCGCTACGGCCAGCGGCTGCAGATCGGGATCGGGCTGAACTCCGGGTCGGTCGTCGCGGGGACGATCGGCGGCGGCGGCCGCGTCGAGTTCACCGTCATCGGCGACGCGGTCAACACCGCGGCGCGGGTCGAGGAGGCCACGCGCGTCACCGGCGACGACATCCTGCTCACCGAGGCGACGCGCGCGCTGCTGCGCGCCGACCACGGCGGCTTCGTCGGCCGCGGCGACGCGGAGCTGAAGGGCAAGCAGGAGCGGGTGCTGCTGCATGCGCCGCTGGGCGGCGCGGCGCAAGGCCGCGCCGTTCAGCTGCGGGCCATCTGA
- a CDS encoding acetolactate synthase translates to MSVDTELETRLHGGRLIARRLKAHGVTKLFTLSGGHIFSIYDGCREEGIEIVDTRHEQAATFAAEGWAKVTRTPGVAALTAGPGVTNGMSAIASAQQSASPIVVLGGRAPAMRWGMGSLQEIDHVPFVAPLTKLAATADSPDAIPGLVDDAFAAAMAPHSGPTFLDFPMDHVFSEGLDAGAPSGVLHDVLAEPIAPGDIDKVIALLDAAERPVIMAGTNLYWGRGEHALRELAEARGIPVYLNGQARGCLPADHDLFFSRARGDGLKGADLALVIGVPMDFRLGFGGSFGEDTKLVVIDRAEPARAHPRPVAVSLYGGIDATLRALVGEATPERTRDWVAHLRGKETEKREAERVELDDGRAPLHPMRLYRELGDVLDRNAIVIGDGGDFVSYAGRVIDTYEPGCWLDPGPFGCLGTGPGYALAAKLAHPDRQVVLLVGDGAFGFSGMEFDTLARHGVNVVAVMGNNGIWALEKHPMEFLYGYSVAAELTPETRYDEMVVALGGHGELVRTPEDLKPALARAFESGKPALVNVLTDPDVVYPRKSNLA, encoded by the coding sequence ATGAGCGTCGACACCGAACTGGAAACGCGCCTGCACGGCGGCCGGCTGATCGCCCGGCGGCTGAAGGCCCACGGCGTGACGAAGCTGTTCACGCTCTCGGGCGGCCACATCTTCTCGATCTACGACGGCTGCCGGGAGGAGGGGATCGAGATCGTCGACACCCGCCACGAGCAGGCCGCGACCTTCGCCGCCGAGGGCTGGGCCAAGGTCACGCGCACGCCGGGCGTCGCGGCGCTGACCGCGGGCCCGGGCGTCACCAACGGGATGAGCGCGATCGCGTCGGCTCAGCAGTCGGCGTCGCCCATCGTCGTGCTCGGCGGCCGCGCGCCGGCGATGCGGTGGGGGATGGGCTCGCTGCAGGAGATCGACCACGTCCCGTTCGTCGCGCCGCTGACGAAGCTGGCCGCGACGGCGGACTCGCCGGACGCGATCCCGGGCCTGGTCGACGACGCGTTCGCCGCCGCGATGGCGCCGCACTCCGGCCCGACGTTCCTGGACTTCCCGATGGACCACGTGTTCAGCGAGGGCCTCGACGCCGGCGCGCCGTCCGGCGTCCTGCACGACGTGCTCGCCGAGCCGATCGCGCCGGGCGACATCGACAAGGTCATTGCCTTGCTCGACGCCGCGGAGCGTCCGGTCATCATGGCCGGCACGAACCTGTACTGGGGGCGCGGCGAGCACGCGCTGCGCGAGCTCGCCGAGGCTCGCGGCATTCCGGTGTACTTGAACGGCCAGGCGCGCGGCTGCCTGCCGGCCGACCACGACCTCTTCTTCTCGCGCGCGCGAGGAGACGGGCTGAAGGGCGCGGACCTCGCGCTGGTCATCGGCGTCCCGATGGACTTCCGCCTCGGCTTCGGCGGCTCGTTCGGCGAGGACACCAAGTTGGTGGTCATCGACCGCGCCGAGCCGGCGCGCGCGCATCCGCGGCCGGTCGCGGTGTCGCTGTACGGCGGGATCGACGCGACGCTGCGCGCGCTCGTAGGGGAGGCGACGCCGGAGCGCACGCGCGACTGGGTGGCGCACCTGCGCGGCAAGGAGACCGAGAAGCGCGAGGCCGAGCGGGTCGAGCTCGACGACGGCCGCGCACCGCTGCACCCGATGCGCCTGTACCGCGAGCTCGGCGACGTCCTGGACCGCAACGCGATCGTCATCGGCGACGGCGGCGACTTCGTCTCCTACGCCGGCCGCGTGATCGACACCTACGAGCCGGGCTGCTGGCTGGACCCGGGTCCGTTCGGCTGCCTCGGGACCGGTCCGGGCTACGCGCTGGCCGCCAAGCTCGCGCATCCCGACCGCCAGGTCGTCCTGCTCGTCGGCGACGGCGCGTTCGGCTTCTCGGGCATGGAGTTCGACACGCTCGCGCGCCACGGCGTCAACGTCGTCGCGGTCATGGGCAACAACGGCATCTGGGCGCTGGAGAAGCACCCGATGGAGTTCTTGTACGGGTACTCGGTCGCGGCGGAGCTGACGCCCGAGACGCGCTACGACGAAATGGTCGTCGCGCTGGGTGGGCACGGCGAGCTGGTGCGGACGCCGGAGGACCTCAAGCCGGCGCTCGCGCGGGCGTTCGAGAGCGGCAAGCCGGCGCTCGTGAACGTCCTCACGGACCCCGACGTCGTCTACCCGCGCAAGTCCAACCTGGCGTAG
- a CDS encoding 2-hydroxyacid dehydrogenase, giving the protein MAHVFVSRGLAGDALDRLTEAGHDVDLWTGNLPPHPTELRDHVAAAHGLLTTLTERVDEQLLDAAPQLQVIANYAVGFDNIDIAAAEARGVAVGVTPDVLTDATADLTFALLLAAARRLPEAAAAVTEGRWRSFETQAWLGADVTGQTIAIVGGAGRIGGAVARRARGFSMTTIIVGRNDNLHEALAQADFVSLHAPLTPATHHLIDDAALHAVKRGAILVNTGRGGLVDQVALARALHDGRLAAAALDVTDPEPLPVDDPLLAAPNVLVLPHIGSATHTTRAKMAHLTVDNLLAGLDGRPLPHPAAASKK; this is encoded by the coding sequence ATGGCGCATGTCTTCGTCTCACGCGGGCTGGCCGGCGACGCGCTCGATCGCCTGACCGAGGCCGGGCACGACGTCGACCTCTGGACCGGCAACCTGCCGCCCCACCCCACCGAGCTGCGCGATCACGTGGCCGCCGCGCACGGCCTGCTGACCACGCTGACCGAGCGGGTGGACGAGCAGCTCCTCGACGCGGCGCCGCAACTCCAGGTCATCGCCAACTACGCCGTCGGCTTCGACAACATCGACATCGCCGCCGCCGAGGCGCGCGGCGTCGCCGTCGGCGTCACGCCGGACGTCCTGACCGACGCGACCGCCGACCTCACGTTCGCGCTCCTGCTCGCCGCCGCGCGCCGCCTGCCCGAGGCGGCCGCCGCGGTCACCGAAGGCCGCTGGCGCTCGTTCGAGACGCAGGCCTGGCTCGGCGCCGACGTCACGGGCCAGACGATCGCGATCGTCGGCGGCGCCGGGCGGATCGGCGGCGCCGTCGCCCGCCGGGCCCGCGGCTTCTCCATGACCACCATCATCGTGGGCAGGAACGACAACTTGCACGAGGCGCTCGCCCAGGCCGACTTCGTCTCGCTCCACGCGCCGCTCACGCCCGCCACCCATCACCTGATCGACGACGCCGCGCTGCACGCCGTCAAGCGCGGCGCGATCCTCGTCAACACCGGCCGCGGCGGGCTGGTCGACCAGGTCGCCCTCGCCCGGGCGCTGCACGACGGCCGCCTCGCCGCCGCCGCGCTGGACGTCACCGACCCCGAGCCGCTGCCCGTCGACGACCCGCTGCTCGCCGCGCCGAACGTCCTGGTCCTGCCCCACATCGGCTCGGCCACGCACACGACGCGCGCGAAGATGGCCCACCTCACGGTCGACAACCTGCTCGCCGGCCTCGACGGCCGCCCGCTGCCGCATCCCGCGGCGGCGTCCAAGAAGTAG